A window from Cryptomeria japonica chromosome 1, Sugi_1.0, whole genome shotgun sequence encodes these proteins:
- the LOC131028283 gene encoding probable LRR receptor-like serine/threonine-protein kinase At1g67720 translates to MDKLIFTGRSLLTLTANVLAFLVSVSGQPGFLSINCGGVNNYTDSATNVTWSSDGNYIDVGEAASVSNSSIPFHLQSLRYFSRPLKKSCYSLPLDINVTYLLRLWFVFGNYNGIQTLPSFNVSFETQGMLYQKTQSISSPEIPEFTRERIFTSSSNVLYVCLIRTSDSSDPFISAIELRSLSGGLYEAQVKPGILLSTIARYDLGVQFSDYMSLWFGQYKEVQIGKAHTNRMVLKHNNNITSFPPAAVMQTAVIDETPESRILFTLESQDTRTLFVLYFAEVEELNSSEARNFDVTANEQTVQSIHNALQNHSIELPFTYNYTQEKEVVISLETAYQAGKSNRGPLLNALEYYKIMEREPETYPGDVDALLSIKKAFGIKGWISDPCFAIEWTGIICNGGLSVRILSIDLSERNLYGTLPQRISQLTELRSIYLQNNSLSGTLPDLCSLTKLQIIRLENNYLTGIIPDCLSKLSNLKQLNLENNDFSGIVSEGLLKNRLLNLRCGRNFSQPCEDGKDVAVKLLSSSSKQGATEFLNEIDLLSRLNHKNLVTLLGYCNDSKQLMLVYDHMPCGSLKYHLYTSLATCSVLDWKTRLQVALDAAEGLEYLRISCTPKIINRDVKSSNILLDSTLRAKVADFGLSKIIGDDNASHVTTTIKGSIGYLDPDSYVDLPTSYNDVYKYEITYFCSVSASLKLPTKYFRTSKLTEKSDVYSFGVVLLELICGRKPIDVERSEEEESLIKWVLLYVEDNEESGRLLTNILVKQKNFNLRVE, encoded by the exons ATGGACAAGTTAATTTTCACAGGCAGAAGTCTACTTACGCTCACCGCGAATGTGCTCGCGTTTCTTGTCTCAGTTTCGGGTCAGCCAG GATTCCTGAGCATCAACTGTGGTGGGGTAAATAATTACACAGATTCAGCGACGAATGTTACATGGAGTTCGGATGGCAATTACATAGATGTTGGTGAGGCAGCGAGTGTTAGTAACTCAAGTATACCATTTCACCTGCAGTCTTTGCGTTACTTTTCAAGACCTCTGAAGAAATCTTGTTATAGCTTGCCTCTAGACATCAATGTCACCTACCTGTTACGCCTGTGGTTTGTCTTTGGTAATTATAATGGAATCCAAACGCTTCCCAGCTTTAATGTTTCTTTCGAGACACAAGGCATGCTTTACCAGAAAACCCAATCTATCTCATCTCCGGAAATCCCAGAATTTACTAGAGAAAGGATCTTCACCAGTTCTAGCAACGTCCTCTATGTTTGCTTGATTCGAACTTCCGACAGTAGCGATCCTTTCATATCTGCAATTGAGTTGAGGAGTCTTTCAGGCGGCCTCTATGAGGCTCAGGTTAAGCCCGGAATTCTTTTGAGTACAATAGCAAGATATGATCTGGGTGTTCAATTCTCCGACTATATGAG CTTATGGTTTGGTCAGTACAAGGAGGTGCAAATTGGAAAGGCACATACGAACAGAATGGTTTtgaaacataataataatatcacCAGCTTCCCTCCTGCCGCTGTAATGCAGACAGCGGTAATTGACGAAACGCCTGAGAGTCGAATCCTCTTCACTCTTGAATCACAGGATACCCGCACTTTATTTGTACTATACTTTGCAGAGGTCGAGGAACTCAACAGTTCAGAGGCAAGGAATTTTGATGTTACGGCGAATGAGCAAACCGTTCAGTCCATCCACAACGCTCTGCAAAATCATTCGATTGAGCTGCCATTCACATACAACTACACACAGGAAAAAGAAGTAGTGATATCTCTCGAAACTGCATACCAGGCGGGAAAGTCTAACCGTGGTCCTCTGCTCAACGCTCTTGAGTATTATAAAATAATGGAGAGAGAACCAGAAACTTATCCAGGAGATG TTGATGCCCTTTTATCAATTAAAAAGGCATTCGGTATCAAAGGCTGGATATCGGATCCTTGCTTTGCTATTGAATGGACTGGAATCATATGCAATGGAGGTCTCTCCGTGAGAATCTTGAGTAT CGATTTGTCGGAAAGGAATCTGTATGGAACTCTACCGCAACGGATCAGCCAGCTGACTGAATTGAGGAGCAT CTATCTTCAGAATAACAGTTTATCAGGAACATTGCCTGACTTGTGTAGCTTGACCAAATTGCAGATAAT ACGCCTTGAAAACAACTACTTGACAGGCATCATCCCAGACTGTCTGTCAAAATTGAGCAACTTAAAACAACT AAATTTAGAAAACAATGACTTTAGTGGAATTGTTTCGGAAGGGCTTTTGAAGAATCGTTTACTGAACCTCAG ATGCGGCCGTAATTTTAGCCAACCCTGTGAA GATGGTAAAGATGTGGCTGTAAAGCTTCTCTCATCCTCATCAAAACAAGGAGCAACAGAGTTCTTGAACGAG ATCGACCTGCTGTCTCGATTGAATCACAAGAACTTGGTAACCTTGCTTGGTTACTGTAATGACTCCAAACAACTTATGCTTGTTTATGATCACATGCCCTGCGGATCACTTAAATACCACCTCTACA CTTCCTTGGCCACCTGTTCTGTACTGGATTGGAAAACTAGGCTTCAAGTAGCTTTAGATGCAGCAGAAG GTCTTGAATACCTGCGTATAAGCTGTACACCAAAAATCATTAACAGAGATGTGAAGAGCTCAAATATCCTACTGGACTCCACTCTGCGAGCAAAAGTTGCCGATTTTGGCCTTTCAAAAATCATTGGCGATGACAATGCGTCCCACGTGACCACCACCATAAAAGGATCAATTGGATACTTGGATCCAGA TTCCTATGTAGATTTACCCACCAGCTACAACGATGTTTACAAATATGAAATAACTTATTTTTGTAGTGTTTCTGCCAGTCTTAAATTACCCACTAA GTATTTCCGTACGAGCAAGTTGACAGAGAAAAGTGACGTGTACAGCTTTGGAGTGGTATTATTGGAACTAATCTGTGGCAGAAAACCAATAGACGTGGAACGATCTGAAGAAGAAGAAAGCCTTATCAAGTGG GTCCTACTTTATGTGGAGGATAACGAAGAATCCGGCCGTCTATTGACAAACATCCTAGTAAAACAAAAAAACTTCAATCTTAGAGTAGAATGA